In Mesorhizobium sp. 113-3-3, a genomic segment contains:
- a CDS encoding thermonuclease family protein, which yields MSRFWSPRSRQRYAPVPRSPWRRLLDYGLTTVILGLLILLAARLDRVETRQTQGAAIINDGDSITLGTERIRMRGIDAPEYTQICRRNGADYACGTLARQSLVRLVAGRPVTCSGWQRDRYGRLLGDCRAGGTDLNRAQVEAGWAVAFGEFESEEATARAAKIGIWAGTFDQPQDWRDSHHGVVVERKHGTLASIGDAMREIFRFW from the coding sequence ATGAGCCGTTTCTGGTCGCCGAGATCGCGCCAACGGTACGCACCGGTGCCCAGAAGCCCGTGGCGGCGGCTTCTGGATTATGGGCTTACGACAGTTATTCTGGGACTGCTGATCCTGCTGGCGGCGCGCCTCGATCGGGTGGAAACGCGCCAGACGCAAGGCGCTGCCATCATCAATGACGGCGATTCGATCACGCTCGGCACCGAGCGCATCCGCATGCGGGGCATCGATGCCCCCGAGTACACCCAGATCTGCCGCAGGAATGGCGCCGACTATGCCTGCGGCACGCTAGCGCGCCAGTCGCTGGTGCGCCTGGTTGCCGGCAGGCCGGTCACCTGCAGCGGCTGGCAGCGGGATCGCTATGGCCGGTTGCTTGGCGACTGCAGGGCCGGCGGGACCGACCTCAACCGCGCCCAGGTCGAGGCGGGCTGGGCCGTCGCCTTTGGTGAGTTCGAAAGCGAGGAAGCGACCGCCCGCGCTGCCAAGATCGGCATCTGGGCGGGTACGTTCGATCAGCCGCAGGACTGGCGCGACAGCCATCACGGCGTGGTGGTGGAGCGAAAACACGGTACGCTGGCGTCGATCGGCGACGCCATGCGGGAGATTTTTCGCTTCTGGTGA
- a CDS encoding glutathione S-transferase → MKLFDGGRAPNPRRVRVFLAEKGITVPLVSVDMGALEHKGQTVSSRNPLQRLPVLELDDGTVITESVAICRYFEELHPEPALFGRGALGKAQVEMWQRRMEFNLLSCVAQAFRHIHPAMKEWEIPQIPEWGEANKPKAIAFLRLLDGELANREFAAGDSYSIADITGLIAIDFMKPARIKVPEECPNVLRWHQAISSRPSAAA, encoded by the coding sequence ATGAAGCTCTTCGACGGCGGCCGGGCGCCCAATCCGCGGCGGGTACGCGTGTTTCTTGCCGAGAAAGGGATCACGGTTCCGCTGGTATCCGTCGACATGGGGGCGCTGGAGCACAAAGGCCAGACTGTTAGCTCGCGCAATCCCCTGCAGCGCCTGCCGGTGCTGGAGCTCGACGACGGCACCGTCATCACCGAATCCGTCGCCATCTGCCGCTATTTCGAGGAGTTGCATCCCGAGCCGGCCCTGTTCGGGCGCGGCGCGCTCGGCAAGGCGCAGGTCGAGATGTGGCAGAGACGGATGGAGTTCAATCTGCTCAGCTGCGTCGCGCAGGCCTTTCGCCACATCCATCCGGCCATGAAGGAATGGGAAATTCCCCAGATTCCCGAATGGGGCGAGGCCAACAAACCCAAGGCGATTGCATTCCTCAGACTCCTCGACGGCGAGTTGGCGAACCGTGAATTCGCCGCCGGCGACAGCTATTCGATCGCCGATATCACCGGCCTGATCGCGATCGACTTCATGAAGCCGGCACGCATCAAGGTGCCGGAGGAATGCCCCAATGTGCTGCGCTGGCATCAGGCGATCTCCAGTCGGCCGAGTGCCGCCGCTTGA
- a CDS encoding uracil-DNA glycosylase family protein, translated as MPQCAALASGDLQSAECRRLSVELDHFAAKVRACRICVENPVGKPLPHEPRPVLRPSSSARILIAGQAPGTKVHLSGMPFTDASGDRLRGWLDVTSDEFYDTEKFAIVPMGFCFPGQDAKGGDLPPRRECAPAWRAPLMALMPRIDLVLTIGLYAQSWHMGAARRPSLTETVMDWRAIWESSVGAKVLPLPHPSWRNSGWLKRNPWFEMDLLPFLRSEIRYRLD; from the coding sequence ATGCCCCAATGTGCTGCGCTGGCATCAGGCGATCTCCAGTCGGCCGAGTGCCGCCGCTTGAGCGTGGAACTGGACCATTTTGCAGCCAAGGTCCGGGCCTGCCGCATCTGCGTCGAAAATCCCGTCGGCAAGCCGCTGCCGCATGAGCCGCGGCCGGTGCTGCGGCCCTCATCCAGCGCCCGCATCCTGATTGCCGGCCAGGCGCCGGGGACCAAGGTCCACCTGTCGGGTATGCCGTTCACTGATGCCTCTGGTGACCGCTTGCGCGGCTGGCTCGATGTGACCAGCGACGAATTCTACGACACCGAGAAATTCGCCATCGTGCCGATGGGCTTCTGCTTTCCCGGCCAGGATGCCAAGGGGGGCGACCTGCCGCCAAGACGCGAGTGCGCTCCCGCCTGGCGTGCGCCGTTGATGGCCTTGATGCCGCGGATCGACCTGGTGCTGACGATCGGCCTCTACGCGCAGTCCTGGCACATGGGCGCCGCGCGCCGCCCCTCGCTGACGGAAACGGTGATGGACTGGCGCGCCATCTGGGAGAGTTCGGTGGGTGCGAAAGTGCTGCCGCTGCCGCATCCGTCCTGGCGCAACAGCGGCTGGCTGAAGCGGAATCCGTGGTTTGAAATGGATTTGCTGCCTTTCCTGCGGTCGGAAATCCGCTATCGCCTTGATTAG